The following coding sequences are from one Geodermatophilus normandii window:
- a CDS encoding acetoin utilization protein AcuC, translated as MSDSVAVVWDEALLGYTMGGEHPLHPVRLDLTMRLADGLGVLAPGRVEVVRPTPAGDDLLTLVHDPAYLEAVRRAPAHPDEAYGLGTADNPVFEGMYEAAALITGGSVLAAELVHTGRAQHAVNISGGLHHAMRDRASGFCVFNDAAIAIAWLLGQGYERIAYVDLDVHHGDGVQAAFYDDPRVLTVSVHQTPLTLFPGTGFPEETGDPEKALGSAVNLALPNGTDDSGWLRAFTAVVPSVVRAFAPQILVTQCGCDAHHEDPLADLALTVDGQRASYRAVHDLAHEVCDGRWIALGGGGYGLVRCVPRAWTHLLAEASGERLDPATAIPQSWRDDVVARGLKARPPTHMTEGGYTGFSAWDPYTESRVDRAVSRTRKASFPYFGLDPDDPRD; from the coding sequence GTGAGCGACTCGGTGGCCGTGGTCTGGGACGAGGCGCTGCTCGGCTACACGATGGGCGGCGAGCACCCCCTGCACCCGGTGCGGCTGGACCTCACCATGCGCCTGGCCGACGGCCTGGGCGTGCTCGCCCCGGGCCGGGTCGAGGTGGTCCGCCCGACGCCGGCCGGGGACGACCTGCTCACCCTCGTGCACGACCCCGCCTACCTCGAGGCGGTGCGGCGGGCCCCGGCGCACCCCGACGAGGCGTACGGGCTGGGCACCGCCGACAACCCGGTGTTCGAGGGCATGTACGAGGCCGCCGCGCTGATCACCGGCGGCAGCGTGCTGGCCGCCGAGCTGGTGCACACCGGGCGCGCGCAGCACGCGGTCAACATCTCCGGCGGCCTGCACCACGCCATGCGTGACCGCGCCTCGGGCTTCTGCGTGTTCAACGACGCCGCGATCGCCATCGCCTGGCTGCTGGGTCAGGGATACGAGCGGATCGCCTACGTCGACCTCGACGTCCACCACGGCGACGGCGTCCAGGCGGCGTTCTACGACGACCCGCGGGTGCTCACCGTGAGCGTCCACCAGACCCCGCTGACGCTGTTCCCCGGCACCGGTTTCCCCGAGGAGACCGGCGACCCGGAGAAGGCGCTGGGCAGCGCGGTCAACCTCGCCCTGCCCAACGGCACCGACGACTCCGGCTGGCTGCGCGCCTTCACCGCCGTCGTCCCCAGCGTGGTGCGCGCCTTCGCCCCGCAGATCCTGGTCACCCAGTGCGGCTGCGACGCCCACCACGAGGACCCGCTCGCCGACCTCGCGCTCACCGTCGACGGCCAGCGGGCCAGCTACCGCGCGGTGCACGACCTCGCGCACGAGGTGTGCGACGGCCGGTGGATCGCCCTCGGCGGCGGCGGGTACGGGCTGGTGCGCTGCGTGCCGCGGGCCTGGACGCACCTGCTCGCCGAGGCGTCCGGGGAGCGGCTGGACCCGGCGACGGCGATCCCGCAGTCGTGGCGCGACGACGTCGTCGCCCGGGGACTGAAGGCCCGGCCGCCCACGCACATGACCGAGGGCGGCTACACCGGCTTCTCGGCGTGGGACCCCTACACCGAGTCCCGCGTGGACCGGGCGGTGTCGCGCACCCGCAAGGCGTCCTTCCCCTACTTCGGCCTCGACCCGGACGACCCCCGTGACTGA